TCAATCTGCCGGCTCTCGCATTTGAGGCGGTTGGCTTCCACCGCAGCCCCATAGGCAAGGGCACCCGCACCCGCGGCGAGCCAGGGTAGGAGCTTTTTCAACGGAACGGTTGTACCTGAGCGGGGTCAGTTGCCGTTTTTGGAAAGGAGGCTGGCTTGGGCGATGGAGCGGGCTTCATTCCGGGCCCCGCGGAGGGCTGCGGCCTCTAATTGGCTGGCGGAGGTCGCCGGTTGCTTTAGGTAGAGCGGCCCCATGACATCCCCCAAGTTGGGGCTGTCCCACAGCCCAAGGAGGTGTCCGAGTTCGTGGGCTGCGGCGTGAGTCAAGGCAGATTGATCCATATCCCGGCCGCTGGGGGCCTTTGTACGGACTTTAATATCACCGCTGAGCGTGAGGCTGTATCGCCCGTTGCCCCAATCGTTGACCTGGCGTTGCCAAACCGCATAGCCGGCGACCTCGCCGCCAACCGACCGGACGCCCGTCTCAAACCGAATCCGCACGTTGGCTTGGCCCGGTTCGACCTCGACAAATCGGACTTCCTGATCCAGGGCCTTGTTCCAGATCGCCACGGCGTCATGAATGGCCGCTTTGGCAGATTCGGCCTGTGAATCCAGAACCTGGGAATAGTCAACGGTGTAGCGGATCTCGTTCTGAACAAGAACGAGGTCGGCATAGGCAATGGCTTTGTCATAATCGCCCCCGGCCATGGCTTGACCGGCGGTCTGGATGAATTCGCGCAATTTTGGCTGAACCAAATCGTAGGGCCTGCGGGCATTTTCGGCATGGGCTGGCACAAGGGCGCAAATGGCGATTGCCGCCAAGGTGGGGTACGCGAACTTGTTCATTGCCAAAACCCGCCGGTTGTCCCGGCTTCTTACTTTTTTATCTTTGGAAATCTCTGGCGAACCTTCCTGGACGAATTGCCAGGATTGGGTAAACGTCTGCCGTGGATCAGGCTCCCCCCCTTATCGCCGTCATGGGCCCAACCGGGTCTGGCAAGTCCGATGTCGCCGAAATGGTGGCGGCCAAGTTGGGTGCGGTCCTGGTTTCCGCCGACGCCTTTCAGGTCTACCGGGGGTTCGACATTGGCACGAACAAGCCCAATGACCGTTCAAGATATGAATTGATCGACATTTGCGAGCCACCGGAGCAGTTCGGGGTTGGGGAATTTTTGCAGCGGTGCGGGCCGATCCTGGCCAAAGCTTGGGAGGGTCGCATCCCTGTCGTGGTGGCGGGGGGCACCGGCCTCTACATCCGGGCCTTGTTCGAAGGATATGCCGATCTTGCCGGCCCGCCAGATTCGGCCGTCCGGGCGGAGCTGATGCAAAGGGAGCGGGAATCCGGGCTGGGAGCCCTGGCCGAAGAGTTAACGCGGCTGGATCCGGACACCAAAGTGGATTTGGCCAACCCGGTTCGGGTGCGCCGCGCCTTGGAACGGATTTACTGCCCGACGGAGCCGGTCAAAGTAGATCTCCCGCCATTCAACCTATCAAAGTTCAGCCTGGAGGTTGAACCGGCCGGACACCGGGCCCTGCTTGCCTCGCGGCTGGATGCGATGATCGACCGGGGTTGGATCGAAGAGGTCAAAATGCTCCAGGGGAAGGGAATTGCACAAAATGCCCCGGCGATGCGGGCAATCGGGTATCACAGTTGGATTCGTTACTTGTCCAAGGCAACGACTTTGGACGAGGCGAAAGAAGAGATCCTGACCTTGACGGTTCAATACGCCAAGCGGCAGCGCACTTGGTTTAGGAAAGAGCCCCGCCTGCGCACTTTGGCCGTTGAACCTGGTTCAGTCAGGTCTTTGAAAGCGGTTGCGGCGTCAATTTGGACGTCCGCCGCAAAACGGGATGGATAACGGAAATGGGCAAAGCGATCAATTTGCAAGACATGTTCTTGAACCAGGTGCGCAAAGAAGGCATCCAGGTGACGATTTATTTGATGGGGGGCGTGCAGCTTCGCGGGAATGTGAGGGGTTTTGATGCCTTCACCGTCTTGCTCGATTCCCCCGGTAAGCCGACCCAATTGGTGTACAAGCACGCGATCACCAGCGTGGTCCCCAGCAAGCAAGTCGGCCAAAAAGAGGACGAAAACGGAGTTCCGGCCAAGAGCGAGGATTGAGTCTTCAATTTGAGAAGTGGCACGGGATCGGCAACGATTTCGTGCTGATCGACGGTTTACCAGACGGGATTGCCGAGGGCGACCTGCCGGAGCTTGCGCGGGCCGTCTGCCAACGCACCTTCGGCATCGGTGCCGATGGGCTCCTTGTTGCATTGCCGCCAGTTGACGCGGATGCGCGGATGGCCATGTACAACCCGGATGGTAGCGAAGCCGAAATGTGTGGCAACGGGTTGCGGTGTTTTGCCATGTGGCACCATCAAGGTCGGGAATCAGCCGGGGACTATCGAGTGGAAACCAGAGCCGGTTCCTTGCGGTGTCAAGTTCGCGGAGACCAGGTCGCCGTGGAGATGGGCGTGGTGCAAATTCTGCCCGGCCCTGTTGAAATAGAGTTGGATGGGCACCGGTTCGACTCCTGTGGCGTAGATGTCGGCAACCCTCACTTGGTGGTGTTCTGCCCCAGCCATCAAGATGTCAAATTGGAAGAGTGGGGTCGCCGTTTGGAAAACCATTCGGCTTTCCCAAACCGAACCAATGTTCATTTTGTCAGCCTGGAGCCAGATGGCACCCTCCGGCAGTCCACTTGGGAACGGGGGGCTGGGATCACTCTGGCATGCGGAACCGGTGCCTGCGCCAGTGCCGCTGCGGCAAGGGGGCATGGGTGGTGTGGCGATTCGGTTTTGATCCATTTGCCTGGCGGGGATTTGCAAATCGACTTTGAGGGCAACCTCGCCACAATGACCGGCCCGGCCGTGCGCAGCTTTACCGGGACGTGGATCGGCCGCCGGGGGGCGTGGCCCGACGGGCCGTAGTTTTCACCCGTTGCGTTCCAGATCCCGCTTTTCGTCGCGTTCCTTGATCGATTCGCGCTTGTCGTAGGTTTTTTTGCCCCGGGCAAGGGCAACGGCAACCTTGGCTTTGCCATCTTTGAAATAGATTTTGTAGGGGACGAGGGCAAGCCCCTTCTGTTCTGACTTTCGCTGAAGTTGGTCGATCTCGTTCCGGTGCATCAGCAGCTTCCTCGCCCTCCGCCGTTCGTGCGGGAAGGCGGCGCTGAACTCATAGGGCTCGATGTCGAGGTTGAAGAGGAATAATTCGCCTGCTTTGACTTGGCAGTAGGCGTCGGTGAGGTTGGCGCGGCCCAGGAAAAGACTTTTGACCTCCGAACCCACCAAGACGATTCCAGCCTCGACCGTATCTTCAAAATGGTATTCAAAAGAGGCTTTACGGTTTTGAATCGTCGCTGGGCCCGATTTTTGGTTCTTTTTGGAATCCTTGGACCCCATGGGCCGTTGAGTGTACCGTGATGCCGCGCAGGTACCATTGTCGCATGAAATCCTTAGGTTTGGCCGTTGTTGTTGCGGTCGCCCTCACCCTTTGCGGCTGTGATGGCAAAAAAGGTGAGAAGTCCGAATACGACACCGGGCTGAAGAAGTTGACGACCAAGGACACCGTGGTCGGCACGGGCCGCGAGGCCACCAAGGACGATGCCGTGTTTGTCCTTTACAAAGGGACGTTCATCAAAGACGGCAAGCAATTCGACAGCAATATGGACGACCCAGAGTCGTCGATGCCATTCATGGTGCAGTTCAAATATGGCGGCGTGATTCAGGGATGGCTTGATGGAATCCCGGGGATGAAAGAAGGGGGCACCCGCATCATCGACATCCCTTACAAAGACGCTTATGGCGATACTGGCCGGGACAAGATTCCCCCCAAAGCCGACCTGCGATTTGAGATCAAGCTCCTTTATGTCCTCAAGGATAGCGAGAAGAACGTGATCGATTCAGTCGACACCAAAGTCGGTTCGGGGCCGGTTGCCAAGGAAGGGGATACCGTGACCATCCACTACAAGGGCACTTACCTTTCGGGCAAGCAATGGGACAACAGCCGCGAGCGCGGCGACCCGGTGACCTTTCCGCTCAAAATCACGGAAGAAGGAATGCCTGGCCTGATCTATGGCATCCAAGGGATGAAGGCAGGCGGCGTGCGCACCCTGGTTCTGCCCCCATCCATGGCGTTCGGGATGTCTGGTTCGGAATCGGTGAAGGGCAATCAGCCTATCAAAATCGTGGTTGAGCTGCTCAAAGTCAACGGAGCCGGTGCCTGACGCGTTTGGAATGGAAATGGTGAAAAAGTTCTTCTTGGCTTCGGCCGTCATCGCCCTCGGATTTGTTGCAGTAGCCCCATCGCCTTCTTTGGCGCAAGTGACCAAGAGCGGAAGCAAATACAAGTTCCGCATGAAGTGGGTGAAAGGGGCCCACATGGCTTATGGGTTGGAAATGACCCAGGTCGGCAGCACGGCAAAACCGATGCAGATGGGCTTGGTCTATGACGTCCTTTCGGTGGCCAACGGGGTCGGAACCGTCCAAGCCACGGTTTCCAATGCCGGGCAGCAACCCCAAAAGGAAACCGTGAAGATCGACGACCGCGGTCGGGCCTCCGGCGGTTCCAACGTTGCCGGGTTCTCAAACATCCTTGAGTTTCCGGCCGAAGCCGTCGCCGTCGGGGGGAGTTGGAAGACCAACGCCTCGCTCCCCGGTATGGGCGGCAGCAAAATGACGGGAACGGCCACCAACACGTTGAAAGGGTTCCGAACCGAAGGCGGCAAATCTTACGCCTACGTGACGACCGATTTGAACGTTTCGGGTGGCGGAGTGTCGGGCAAAGGCAAGACCGATTCGCTGATCTCCATGGCTGATGGCCAACTCTTGCGCACGTCGATGGCCCTCAAGATGACGATCAGCACCAAGGATTCCAAAGGGAAAACTGTAACGCAATCGATCGACCTCACCGTCAAGATGACCCGGAAATGACTTGGTTCGCCCGCCCATCCACAGATCCCGAGTTGGATCGGCGGTTGCGCGGGCATTCTGGATTCACCCTATCGGGGGATCCGACCGACAAAGTGCTGTTTGCCCGCGGCGGTTGGAATCGCGAAATCGTAGTGGGCCAGCCGGGGCGGCAAGCGGTCAATGGTTCTCTCTACGGCCTTCCGGAATTGGCCGATAACAACCCGTTGGTTTGCGCAGACCTGTTCAGCGTCCCTTCGCCAGAAGCTACGTTGGCCCTGATCGGGCTCGGGCCATTGGTGCGTGCCGGGCTCATTGTCGAAGACCCGGTGGTTCAACTCTCGTTTGAGCCGGCTCATGGCGATATCGGGCCGGCGCTGGCAGAGCTGGGTTGGCAAGGTGATGTCGTCGTCCACGCCGACCCTCAAGAGTTGGGGTCAGTCTTGGCCGCCGTCTGCATGGCCGAGATCGAGGCGATGGCTGACTATTCGGAGTTGGATTCCTTGTTCGAAGAGGCCTTTGGCCGGTCGTTCTTCATCCGCGGGGTCGACGCGCTGACATGGGATGTCGAGCATGTCCGGGGTTGGGACAACGCCGTTTACACCTTGCGGGTCAGCCCGTTTGAAGACCGCGCCTTGGTCACTGTGCTGGTTATGGCCGATAAGAACGGCAAATGCGGGGCGGGCCAAATCGTCCACACCATGAACGTCATGTGCGGATTTGAAGAGTGCCTTGGCCTGTCCGTTCCCACGGCGGCGGACTAGTTTCCGACAATTTTTCGGAATTCTGTTTCGGTGAGAAACTGCGGTTCGTAGTCACCTCCTCGGGATTTGATTTGCCCGTAAAAGGCGCGCAGGTGGTTCCCTGATGCTGAACGAAGTGCACTCAACGTTGTCAACACCTGCCCTTCGGTACCCGCTTTGATCATGGCGTTCAGGTCGAAGATGTCTTTGTCTTCGATTGTCGCGCCGGCCTTGAGGGCATCCAAAAGAGACTTGTTGCCAGCCCTAATCAGCTTCTTGTAAAGCGTGAGGACATCGGGATTTTTGAACTCGCCGGGCTTGAGACCCTCGACAGGGTTGGCTTGGTCAACACTCTAAAGCAAAGCGGCGACGGCGTCCATATGCTTTTGCTCTGATTTGGCAATGTTGGCGAATATCCGAATTCCGTACTTATCGGCAAAGGCCGTATAGACGTCCCGCGCCATCTTCTCTTCCTGAATCATGAAATTTAAATCTGGGCCATGGACGGAAGGGCGGAGAAT
This window of the Armatimonadota bacterium genome carries:
- the miaA gene encoding tRNA (adenosine(37)-N6)-dimethylallyltransferase MiaA translates to MDQAPPLIAVMGPTGSGKSDVAEMVAAKLGAVLVSADAFQVYRGFDIGTNKPNDRSRYELIDICEPPEQFGVGEFLQRCGPILAKAWEGRIPVVVAGGTGLYIRALFEGYADLAGPPDSAVRAELMQRERESGLGALAEELTRLDPDTKVDLANPVRVRRALERIYCPTEPVKVDLPPFNLSKFSLEVEPAGHRALLASRLDAMIDRGWIEEVKMLQGKGIAQNAPAMRAIGYHSWIRYLSKATTLDEAKEEILTLTVQYAKRQRTWFRKEPRLRTLAVEPGSVRSLKAVAASIWTSAAKRDG
- a CDS encoding DUF2202 domain-containing protein, coding for MIASILLSMILRPSVHGPDLNFMIQEEKMARDVYTAFADKYGIRIFANIAKSEQKHMDAVAALL
- a CDS encoding matrixin family metalloprotease, with the protein product MNKFAYPTLAAIAICALVPAHAENARRPYDLVQPKLREFIQTAGQAMAGGDYDKAIAYADLVLVQNEIRYTVDYSQVLDSQAESAKAAIHDAVAIWNKALDQEVRFVEVEPGQANVRIRFETGVRSVGGEVAGYAVWQRQVNDWGNGRYSLTLSGDIKVRTKAPSGRDMDQSALTHAAAHELGHLLGLWDSPNLGDVMGPLYLKQPATSASQLEAAALRGARNEARSIAQASLLSKNGN
- the hfq gene encoding RNA chaperone Hfq: MGKAINLQDMFLNQVRKEGIQVTIYLMGGVQLRGNVRGFDAFTVLLDSPGKPTQLVYKHAITSVVPSKQVGQKEDENGVPAKSED
- a CDS encoding diaminopimelate epimerase; this translates as MSLQFEKWHGIGNDFVLIDGLPDGIAEGDLPELARAVCQRTFGIGADGLLVALPPVDADARMAMYNPDGSEAEMCGNGLRCFAMWHHQGRESAGDYRVETRAGSLRCQVRGDQVAVEMGVVQILPGPVEIELDGHRFDSCGVDVGNPHLVVFCPSHQDVKLEEWGRRLENHSAFPNRTNVHFVSLEPDGTLRQSTWERGAGITLACGTGACASAAAARGHGWCGDSVLIHLPGGDLQIDFEGNLATMTGPAVRSFTGTWIGRRGAWPDGP
- a CDS encoding FKBP-type peptidyl-prolyl cis-trans isomerase; the encoded protein is MKSLGLAVVVAVALTLCGCDGKKGEKSEYDTGLKKLTTKDTVVGTGREATKDDAVFVLYKGTFIKDGKQFDSNMDDPESSMPFMVQFKYGGVIQGWLDGIPGMKEGGTRIIDIPYKDAYGDTGRDKIPPKADLRFEIKLLYVLKDSEKNVIDSVDTKVGSGPVAKEGDTVTIHYKGTYLSGKQWDNSRERGDPVTFPLKITEEGMPGLIYGIQGMKAGGVRTLVLPPSMAFGMSGSESVKGNQPIKIVVELLKVNGAGA
- the smpB gene encoding SsrA-binding protein SmpB, whose protein sequence is MGSKDSKKNQKSGPATIQNRKASFEYHFEDTVEAGIVLVGSEVKSLFLGRANLTDAYCQVKAGELFLFNLDIEPYEFSAAFPHERRRARKLLMHRNEIDQLQRKSEQKGLALVPYKIYFKDGKAKVAVALARGKKTYDKRESIKERDEKRDLERNG